The following proteins are co-located in the Camelina sativa cultivar DH55 chromosome 12, Cs, whole genome shotgun sequence genome:
- the LOC104729664 gene encoding chloride channel protein CLC-e-like isoform X2: protein MAATLSLCSASLRSPFSSRRFSPTIRKSNAPFPFNVVPSPFPSSVVTGGRIFPLSLSKQQIDQDDEVGFDQEPSQELAIASACLVGVLTGISVVLFNNCVHLLRDFSWDGIPDRGASWLREAPIGTNWLRVILVPTIGGLVVSVLNQIRESAGDSDSSLDRVKAVLRPLLKTVAACVTLGTGNSLGPEGPSVEIGASIAKGVNSLFNKSPQTGLSLLAAGSASGISSGFNAAVAGCFFAVESVLWPSSSSDSSASLPNTTSMVILSAVTASVVSEIGLGSEPAFKVPDYDFRSPGELPLYLLLGALCGLVSLALSRCTSSMTSTVDSLQKDAGIPKAVFPVMGGLTVGIIALLVAVKIAATAWCRASGLVGGYYAPSLFIGGAAGMAYGKFIGLALAQNPEFNLSILEVASPQAYGLVGMAATLAGVCQVPLTAVLLLFELTQDYRIVLPLLGAVGMSSWITSGQSKRQETRETKETRKRKNQEAVQSLTSSDDGSSTNNLCEVESSLCIDDSLIQAEELPQSIFVSEAMRTRFATVMMSTSLEEALTRMLIEKQSCALIVDPDNIFLGLLTLSDIQEFSKARKDGNKRPKDIFVNDICSMSGGKCKVPWTVTPDMDLLAAQTIMNTHEISHVAVVSGSIDAHRIHPVGVLDRECITLTRRALATRIFLANSLYP, encoded by the exons ATGGCAGCCACGCTTTCACTCTGTTCTGCTTCTCTCCGATCTCCCTTCTCTTCCCGGAGATTCTCTCCGACGATTCGAAAATCCAACGCTCCTTTTCCGTTCAATGTCGTCCCCTCACCGTTCCCGTCTTCCGTCGTCACCGGCGGCAGAATCTTCCCGTTATCGTTATCGAAGCAACAAATTGATCAGGATGATGAAGTTGGATTCGATCAAGAGCCGTCACAGGAGCTAGCGATAGCGTCGGCGTGTTTGGTTGGTGTTCTCACAGGAATCAGTGTGGTTCTCTTTAATAATTGCGTTCACTTGCTTAGAGACTTCTCATGGGATGGGATCCCTGATCGTGGAGCTTCGTGGCTTAGAGAAGCACCGATCGGTACCAATTGGTTGCGTGTTATACTTGTTCCGACTATCGGCGGTTTGGTTGTTAGCGTTCTCAATCAGATTCGGGAATCTGCCGGAGATTCTGATTCTAGTCTAGATCGAGTGAAGGCGGTGTTGCGTCCTTTACTTAAGACTGTTGCTGCATGTGTGACGCTTGGGACTGGGAATTCTCTGGGGCCTGAAGGTCCTAGTGTTGAGATTGGAGCGTCAATCGCAAAAGGAGTTAATTCTCTCTTTAATAAAAGTCCTCAGACTGGTCTCTCACTTCTTGCTGCTGGTTCAGCTTCTGGCATTTCCTCTG GGTTCAATGCTGCTGTTGCTGGATGTTTCTTTGCAGTTGAATCCGTTTTGTGGCCTTCTTCATCTAGTGATTCATCAGCATCACTTCCTAATACAACTTCAATGGTTATTCTTAGTGCTGTTACTGCTTCTGTGGTTTCTGAAATCGGTTTGGGTTCTGAACCTGCGTTTAAGGTTCCTGACTATGACTTCCGTTCTCCTGGAG AACTTCCACTTTATCTTTTATTGGGTGCTCTGTGTGGTCTTGTCTCGTTGGCGTTATCTAGATGTACGTCATCTATGACATCTACTGTTGACAGTCTTCAGAAGGATGCTGGGATACCAAAGGCTGTATTTCCTGTAATGGGTGGCTTAACTGTTGGTATCATAGCTTTG TTGGTAGCGGTGAAGATAGCTGCAACCGCATGGTGTCGGGCTTCTGGACTGGTTGGTGGATACTATGCTCCTTCTCTCTTTATTGGCGGGGCTGCAGGAATGGCTTATGGAAAGTTTATTGGACTTGCTTTGGCTCAGAACCCCGAATTCAATCTCTCTATCCTGGAAGTTGCATCGCCACAAGCTTATGGTCTG GTTGGAATGGCTGCTACACTTGCGGGGGTTTGTCAAGTTCCTCTTACAGCGGTACTACTGCTATTTGAACTTACACAGGATTATCGTATAGTGTTACCTCTACTGGGAGCTGTAGGCATGTCCTCATGGATTACATCTGGACAATCAAAGAGACAAGAAACTAGAGAAACAAAGGAAACtaggaaaagaaagaatcaagaaGCTGTACAGTCTCTGACGTCATCTGATGATGGATCATCAACGAATAACCTTTGTGAAGTTGAAAGTTCTCTTTGCATTGATGATTCACTCATACAAGCTGAGGAGCTGCCACAAAGTATCTTTGTTTCAGAAGCCATGCGAACAAGATTTGCCACGGTTATGATGAGCACTTCTTTGGAAGAGGCGTTAACTCGTATGCTGATAGAGAAACAATCATGTGCCTTGATTGTTGATCCTGACAACATCTTTCTTGGTCTACTTACACTTTCAGACATTCAGGAATTCAGCAAAGCAAGAAAAGATGGAAACAAAAGACCCAAG GATATATTTGTTAACGACATATGTTCGATGAGTGGAGGAAAATGTAAAGTGCCGTGGACTGTTACACCTGATATGGATCTTCTCGCTGCCCAAACAATCATGAACACGCATGAAATTTCTCACGTTGCAGTCGTTTCAGGCAGCATTGATGCTCACAGAATACACCCTGTTGGGGTCCTAGATAGA
- the LOC104729664 gene encoding chloride channel protein CLC-e-like isoform X1, giving the protein MAATLSLCSASLRSPFSSRRFSPTIRKSNAPFPFNVVPSPFPSSVVTGGRIFPLSLSKQQIDQDDEVGFDQEPSQELAIASACLVGVLTGISVVLFNNCVHLLRDFSWDGIPDRGASWLREAPIGTNWLRVILVPTIGGLVVSVLNQIRESAGDSDSSLDRVKAVLRPLLKTVAACVTLGTGNSLGPEGPSVEIGASIAKGVNSLFNKSPQTGLSLLAAGSASGISSGFNAAVAGCFFAVESVLWPSSSSDSSASLPNTTSMVILSAVTASVVSEIGLGSEPAFKVPDYDFRSPGELPLYLLLGALCGLVSLALSRCTSSMTSTVDSLQKDAGIPKAVFPVMGGLTVGIIALVYPEVLYWGFQNVDILLEKRPFVKGLSADLLLQLVAVKIAATAWCRASGLVGGYYAPSLFIGGAAGMAYGKFIGLALAQNPEFNLSILEVASPQAYGLVGMAATLAGVCQVPLTAVLLLFELTQDYRIVLPLLGAVGMSSWITSGQSKRQETRETKETRKRKNQEAVQSLTSSDDGSSTNNLCEVESSLCIDDSLIQAEELPQSIFVSEAMRTRFATVMMSTSLEEALTRMLIEKQSCALIVDPDNIFLGLLTLSDIQEFSKARKDGNKRPKDIFVNDICSMSGGKCKVPWTVTPDMDLLAAQTIMNTHEISHVAVVSGSIDAHRIHPVGVLDRECITLTRRALATRIFLANSLYP; this is encoded by the exons ATGGCAGCCACGCTTTCACTCTGTTCTGCTTCTCTCCGATCTCCCTTCTCTTCCCGGAGATTCTCTCCGACGATTCGAAAATCCAACGCTCCTTTTCCGTTCAATGTCGTCCCCTCACCGTTCCCGTCTTCCGTCGTCACCGGCGGCAGAATCTTCCCGTTATCGTTATCGAAGCAACAAATTGATCAGGATGATGAAGTTGGATTCGATCAAGAGCCGTCACAGGAGCTAGCGATAGCGTCGGCGTGTTTGGTTGGTGTTCTCACAGGAATCAGTGTGGTTCTCTTTAATAATTGCGTTCACTTGCTTAGAGACTTCTCATGGGATGGGATCCCTGATCGTGGAGCTTCGTGGCTTAGAGAAGCACCGATCGGTACCAATTGGTTGCGTGTTATACTTGTTCCGACTATCGGCGGTTTGGTTGTTAGCGTTCTCAATCAGATTCGGGAATCTGCCGGAGATTCTGATTCTAGTCTAGATCGAGTGAAGGCGGTGTTGCGTCCTTTACTTAAGACTGTTGCTGCATGTGTGACGCTTGGGACTGGGAATTCTCTGGGGCCTGAAGGTCCTAGTGTTGAGATTGGAGCGTCAATCGCAAAAGGAGTTAATTCTCTCTTTAATAAAAGTCCTCAGACTGGTCTCTCACTTCTTGCTGCTGGTTCAGCTTCTGGCATTTCCTCTG GGTTCAATGCTGCTGTTGCTGGATGTTTCTTTGCAGTTGAATCCGTTTTGTGGCCTTCTTCATCTAGTGATTCATCAGCATCACTTCCTAATACAACTTCAATGGTTATTCTTAGTGCTGTTACTGCTTCTGTGGTTTCTGAAATCGGTTTGGGTTCTGAACCTGCGTTTAAGGTTCCTGACTATGACTTCCGTTCTCCTGGAG AACTTCCACTTTATCTTTTATTGGGTGCTCTGTGTGGTCTTGTCTCGTTGGCGTTATCTAGATGTACGTCATCTATGACATCTACTGTTGACAGTCTTCAGAAGGATGCTGGGATACCAAAGGCTGTATTTCCTGTAATGGGTGGCTTAACTGTTGGTATCATAGCTTTGGTATACCCTGAAGTCTTATATTGGGGTTTTCAGAATGTTGATATTTTGTTGGAGAAACGTCCATTCGTGAAGGGTCTTTCTGCTGATCTTTTGCTTCAGTTGGTAGCGGTGAAGATAGCTGCAACCGCATGGTGTCGGGCTTCTGGACTGGTTGGTGGATACTATGCTCCTTCTCTCTTTATTGGCGGGGCTGCAGGAATGGCTTATGGAAAGTTTATTGGACTTGCTTTGGCTCAGAACCCCGAATTCAATCTCTCTATCCTGGAAGTTGCATCGCCACAAGCTTATGGTCTG GTTGGAATGGCTGCTACACTTGCGGGGGTTTGTCAAGTTCCTCTTACAGCGGTACTACTGCTATTTGAACTTACACAGGATTATCGTATAGTGTTACCTCTACTGGGAGCTGTAGGCATGTCCTCATGGATTACATCTGGACAATCAAAGAGACAAGAAACTAGAGAAACAAAGGAAACtaggaaaagaaagaatcaagaaGCTGTACAGTCTCTGACGTCATCTGATGATGGATCATCAACGAATAACCTTTGTGAAGTTGAAAGTTCTCTTTGCATTGATGATTCACTCATACAAGCTGAGGAGCTGCCACAAAGTATCTTTGTTTCAGAAGCCATGCGAACAAGATTTGCCACGGTTATGATGAGCACTTCTTTGGAAGAGGCGTTAACTCGTATGCTGATAGAGAAACAATCATGTGCCTTGATTGTTGATCCTGACAACATCTTTCTTGGTCTACTTACACTTTCAGACATTCAGGAATTCAGCAAAGCAAGAAAAGATGGAAACAAAAGACCCAAG GATATATTTGTTAACGACATATGTTCGATGAGTGGAGGAAAATGTAAAGTGCCGTGGACTGTTACACCTGATATGGATCTTCTCGCTGCCCAAACAATCATGAACACGCATGAAATTTCTCACGTTGCAGTCGTTTCAGGCAGCATTGATGCTCACAGAATACACCCTGTTGGGGTCCTAGATAGA
- the LOC109125157 gene encoding ankyrin repeat domain-containing protein 2A — translation MASILNDPSIREMAEQIAKDPAFNQLAEQLQRSIPNAGAQEGGFPNFDPQQYVNTMQQVMHNPEFKTMAERLGSALVQDPQMSPFLDAFSNPETAEHFTERMARMKEDPELKPILDEIDAGGPSAMMKYWNDPEVLKKLGEAMGMPVAGLPDQTASAEPEAAEEGEEEEESIVHHTASLGDVEGLKAALASGGNKDEEDSEGRTALHFACGYGELKCAQVLIDAGASVNAVDKNKNTPLHYAAGYGRKECVSLLLENGAAVTLQNLDEKTPIDVAKLNSQLEVVKLLEKDAFL, via the exons ATGGCTAGTATCCTCAAT GATCCAAGCATCAGAGAAATGGCTGAGCAAATAGCTAAAGATCCTGCTTTTAACCAGTTGGCTGAGCAGCTTCAAAGATCTATTCCAAATGCAGGAGCTCAGGAAGGTGGTTTCCCTAACTTTGATCCTCAACAGTATGTCAACACCATGCAACAGGTTATGCATAACCCTGAGTTTAAGACCATGGCTGAGCGACTTGGTAGCGCCTTGGTGCAG GATCCACAAATGTCTCCCTTTTTGGATGCTTTCTCCAATCCTGAAACAGCAGAGCACTTTACTGAGCGTATGGCGCGGATGAAAGAAGATCCTGAGTTGAAACCTATACTAGATGAGATAGATGCTGGTGGTCCTTCTGCCATGATGAA GTACTGGAATGATCCAGAGGTGCTGAAAAAGCTGGGGGAAGCAATGGGCATGCCTGTTGCTGGCTTGCCAGACCAGACTGCTTCAGCTGAACCCGAGGCAgcagaagaaggtgaagaagaagaagagtctatTGTTCATCACACTGCCAGTCTTGGCGATGTTGAG GGTTTGAAAGCTGCCTTGGCATCTGGTGgtaacaaagatgaagaagattctgAGGGAAGGACAGCATTGCATTTTGCTTGTGGATACGGCGAG TTAAAATGTGCTCAAGTTCTTATCGATGCTGGAGCTAGTGTTAACGCTgttgacaaaaacaagaacacaccTCTGCATTACGCTGCTGGTTACGGGAGGAAAGAGTGTGTAAGCCTTCTCCTAGAGAATGGTGCTGCAGT GACTCTGCAAAACTTAGACGAAAAGACACCCATTGATGTAGCCAAGCTCAACAGCCAGCTCGAGGTGGTGAAGCTGCTTGAGAAGGATGCTTTCCTTTGA
- the LOC104729661 gene encoding ankyrin repeat domain-containing protein 2A-like, with amino-acid sequence MASNSEKNPPPSDEKTQLTEENKSTKPESASGSSPPPAFPGFNANAFDFSNMASILNDPSIREMAEQIAKDPAFNQLAEQLQRSIPNAGAQEGGFPNFDPQQYVNTMQQVMHNPEFKTMAERLGSALVQDPQMSPFLDAFSNPETAEHFTERMARMKEDPELKPILDEIDAGGPSAMMK; translated from the exons ATGGCTTCCAATTCAGAGAAAAATCCTCCTCCTTCAg ATGAGAAAACCCAATTGACGGAGGAGAACAAGAGTACTAAACCGGAATCAGCTTCTGGGAGTTCACCTCCACCAGCTTTTCCTGGCTTCAATGCCAATGCTTTTGATTTCTCTAATATGGCTAGTATCCTCAAT GATCCAAGCATCAGAGAAATGGCTGAGCAAATAGCTAAAGATCCTGCTTTTAACCAGTTGGCTGAGCAGCTTCAAAGATCTATTCCAAATGCAGGAGCTCAGGAAGGTGGTTTCCCTAACTTTGATCCTCAACAGTATGTCAACACCATGCAACAGGTTATGCATAACCCTGAGTTTAAGACCATGGCTGAGCGACTTGGTAGCGCCTTGGTGCAG GATCCACAAATGTCTCCCTTTTTGGATGCTTTCTCCAATCCTGAAACAGCAGAGCACTTTACTGAGCGTATGGCGCGGATGAAAGAAGATCCTGAGTTGAAACCTATACTAGATGAGATAGATGCTGGTGGTCCTTCTGCCATGATGAAGTGA